Genomic window (Hydrogenimonas cancrithermarum):
CCTATCCAGAACTTCTCGGCAAGATAGAAGTTGCAAAAGATAAAGATAGAGAAATGATCGATCTGAAAGAGATGTTGAAAACGATCAACGACCGGATCGAATACCTGTACGACCGGGACCATACCATCGGCCATGCCTATTTCATGGGATTGGAAAAAGTACGGGATGAAAAACGGTTCGATGAACTCGGGCAAGTTTTCAAAAACCGAATTATCCCGCTGTTGCAGGAGTATTTCTACGACGACTGGGAGAAGATAAGGCTGATGCTGGGCGATAATCAGAAAGATGAGGATTTTCGGTTCATTCAGGTTTCAAAAGAGAAAAATGCGAAGGATCTGTTTGGCAACATCGAGAGCGAGGGTTTTGATGGGATGATTAACGAAGAGAAGAAGATCTATACGCTCAATGAGAAGGCTTTCAAGAAATCGGAAAGTTATATCGGCATCTACGATCCCGAAAGAGCCAGAAAAACCGGTCAAACATCAGACAATGAAACCAAGCAACCTTAATCTCGTCGAGTACAAGGCGATCTACAGAAGTGACGTAAAAGAGCCAAAAAAAGAGGAGAACGGCAACATCGCCCTGCCGCCCAAACTTTTTGAAGCCCTCGAAAATTTCTATTTCGCCAACGCAGACGCCCAGCACTTTTTCCAGCCCGCTAAAGTCCATGGCAAAAAGGCGCTGCGGGCGAAAAACTATGTGGGGCTGGTCCAGTTTCACGACGGCACGACGATCGAGATTCTCCCCAAGATCGCCGATCTGGAAAACGATATCGAGGGAGCCAGGGAGATCCTTTTGCGCATGCTGCGCACGCTGAAAAAATCGCCGTTCCGGCATCTGGACAAAGCCCGGCTCAAAGCGACGCGCCTGCCGCTTTTTGAGATCTTTGTCTCGATGTTTCTCGAAGCGGTGGCCGATCTGGTGCGCCGGGGCATCAAAAGCGACTACATCAGCCGCGAAGAGAATCTCAAATACCTCAAAGGCAAACTCAAAATCGGCGAACACCTCAAACGCAACTTTATCCACAAAGAGCGCTTTTATGTCGCGTACGATGAGTTTTTGAGCGACAGGGTCGAAAACCGGCTCATCAAAACGACCCTGCAAACACTCTACAAACGCTCCCGATCGAGCGTCAATCAGCAGAGGATTCGGGAGTTTCTTTTCGTTTTCGACGATATTGGCACGAGCCACGACCACCGCAGCGATTTTAAAAAGGTGAAACTCGACCGGCAGATGGCCCACTACGAGCAAGTGCTGGCGTGGTGCCGCATCTTTCTGCTCGGGCAGAGTTTCGGCCCCTATCGCGGAAGGGATGTCGCCTTTGCGCTGCTTTTCGATATGAACAGGCTCTTTGAGAGTTATGTGGGAGCGTGGTTTAAAGTGGCGAAAGAATATACAGACAGGAAGATAGTCTTGCAGCACGGTATCCACCACCTGGTCTATCTGGAGAAGAAGGGAAGAGAAAAAGATGGAAAATTTCGTCTGAAACCCGATATCGTTATCGATGGGGGCGACATTGTCGCCGATACCAAATGGAAACTGCTCGATGAAGAGAACAAAAATCAGGGGGTATCGCAGGGCGATATGTACCAGCTTTTTGCCTACGGAAAAAAATATGAGGGGTGCAAAGAACTCCTTTTAATCTACCCCAAAAGCCACACAAAAGTAGAGGAGATGAGATATTTTTTTCAAGACGATTTGCCGTTGTCGGTCCGTTTTTTCGACGTAAAAGAAAACAGACTTTGCGATGGCGATGAAATACTTTGACAATGTTCTTAATGATAAGGGGATGGAGTTTGGATTTCAATTTCTCCAAGTGAATTGGAATCGAAAAGTTTGATTTATGACTTTTCAATCCGTTAAGCAGCTTCAGAATGGATTTGAACAACAAATTGAGGAAAGGTGAAGTGATGACCTATTGTCTTGAAGATAGAATAAAGAATACAGAGGTGTCTAACATTGAATTGCTTTTAAATAAGAACTTGACCATACCATCCTACCAGCGGCCTTATAGCTGGGAGGATGAACAGGTAACGCAACTTGTGGAAGACCTGATCGAGGCGTGGAAAGAAGAGAAAAAAATCTACCTTGTCGGTAACCTGATATTGCAAAAAAGCGAAAAAGAAAGCCCGAAGGAGGAGTCTTTGGAGATTGTGGATGGTCAGCAGCGTATCACGACATTTGCTCTGATAGAGTACGCCTTGACTGGAGAATTCAAAGCAAAATTCTTGACCCAAAGCCATTTTACGCCTCTCTCCACGGAAAAGATCAGACGCAACCACCATCTAATAAAAAACCGTTTGGAGAAATCGGATGTCAGCAAAAAAAAGTTCCAGGAGTTTTTTAAAAATAGAGTCTGTGTGACATGCACCTATGCCGATACTTTGGATGAAGCGTTTTTCTATTTCGATTCCCAAAATACACGAGGAAAACCTCTGGCGCGCAAGGATCTTCTGAAAGTGCATCATCTAAGAACCATGATGGATGAAAACGAAGAAGAAACGATAAAGGGCATTGTGAAAAATTGGGAACACGATGAGAAGGTAGAAGATCCAAAAGAGGTCAAGTATCTTGGCGATGATTTTTTGGAGTTTTTGTTCGAACAGTTGCTGGCTTTGGCGAGAAGATCGGTTCGTGGAGAGCTTGTAGAGGAGGATCTTACGTGGATGGATGTCTATCGAGAGTTTCGTTCAGAAGGGGGAGGTGACTTGCTCAATAATTACAACCAACCTCCACTGTTCGAACGCTATGAATACGATGTGCAAAGGGATGTCGTGAGCTACATGCCAAAAATCGCGCCCTTTGCAGGGCCGTACATGCTCAATGAGGGAAGAAAGTATCTTCCTTTCGAGGTCACACAGTCTATTCGTGGAGGGTTGTATTTTTTCCTGTATGCGTTCAAGTACTCCAAACAGTTGAAAAAACTAAGGGATGATCCTTGGTTTCGCTTGCTTGATGACGTGCCGGGAGCGGGAAATCATTACTTGCGAAAGGTTTACCGTGCTTCTTTGCTCTATTTTTACGATAAGTTCGGAAAAAGAGATTTTCAGGAATTTGCTGCTTTGTTCTTTTTGACATTGTCCTATTATCGTTTCAACAAAGGGAAACTTTACAAGCAAGGGGTGGTCAAATTCGAGTGGAACGATATGGATGGAGGAGAGGAGACAAAGCAGTGGGACCCTTTTAAAGTCATTTCGTTGAAATATGCGTCTGAACATGTCGTAGGCGATTTGAGAAACTATCTTATTTTTTATTGCGACCCGAAAAAATGGAAAAAAGATTCGGACTCCAAAACAAAGAACGACTTTTACGATGCATCGTCGAGGGAATCGATTGATGGGGCATTTTTGAAACAGATGGAACGCGAGATTTGGGGGGTATGACGTGACTGAGCAAAGTAAGAAGTTTCAAATTAACATCGAAACAATATGTTGGAAGGAAATAGAAAAGCTAAAAGGTGAGAAAAATCGGGAAGTTGTTTTTACAATTCCCGTATATCAACGGCGGTATGCATGGAAAAGTGAAGAGGTAATTCAGCTACTCAGCGACTTGGTATCATGGGAAAGTGACAATCCGTATTTCATTGGAAATATTGTGGTGGAAAAGAGGGATGATGGCGTATATGACATTATCGACGGTCAGCAGCGTTTGACGACACTCTACCTTGTCGCAGTCATGGCAAATAAGAAGACCTTTGAATTGAGTTACGAAGTAAGAGAGGGAGATAACGCTTTCTTGCAGGAGATTGGAAGAAGGTTTGATGCACGACATGTTGAGGAACTTACCCAAAAAAGCAAGGCGGATGGTGTTTTTAAAGCTAACATAGAAGCGATCGAGAGTTATATCTCGGAAAACAGGGTTGAGCTTGGAACTTTGCTTGAGAAGGTGAAGTTCGCCTTAACTATTCTCGATCGCGAAGAGGTCGACATCGCCAAATATTTCGAAGTGATGAACAGCCGGGGGAAGCAGCTGGAAAAACATCAGATCATCAAAGCCAATATACTGGATGGGCTTGAGGAAAAAGAGAGGGGTATTTATGCCAGAATATGGGACTATTGCTCTCGTATGGATAGCTATGTGGAAGAGTTTATCTACCGTTATATTAAAAGGGCATATGACAAAACTTCTGGGAATATGAAGCAGACGGAGAGCATGGAGAAAATCAGGAAGGGTCTGATTGACCTTGCGTTTGAACCAACTTATGAAAGAGCAGAAAAGTTGTTTCAAAAAGAAAATGGCGGAGATAATACAAATACAGCCAAGCTTTCCATTGAGAATATTTTATCAAAGAAAGACGTTTTGAGCTCTTCGGAAGAATCGTACGAGGGGGTTGAAAGGTACAGATCTTTTCTGAAGTTTGAATATTTTCTTCTTCATGTTTTGAAACTTTACTCCGAAGAAAAGGAGAGTATTGAAATTAACGACGCCAAGCTACTCGAGCAGTTTGAAAGATTCAAGTCTGCTGAGAAAAAAGAGAAAAAGGCTTTTATGAACGACTTGCTGGCCTATCGGATACTGTACGACTATTTTGTCGTAAAACGACAAATGGATGGTGATGAACCTTTTTTCGCGGTTTTAGAGACGGCAAACAAAGGATTGGGTATCGATAGAAAAGCAGCTGAAAAGGATCTGAAGATATCTCGGGCCATTATGAATATGCAACTGCTATTCAATTTCACGACAGATTTTTTCGCGCAAGACTGGATTTATACGGTATTGAAATGGATCAAAAGTTTGGAAAATGATGTTCTGAGCGAAAAATTTTATGATCGATATTTGGAGTTTTTGAAATCGCTTGACAAAAAGGCAGCTTTGACGAGGTTGCGAAAGGGAGATTTGAAAAAGATGTTCTATTCATATAATGGTCCTCCTGCAACAACGGATGGTGAAGATGCAAAACCGTGGAATTTAGATGAAGTGCTTAATAGAGGTACTTCTACGCCCCATTATTGGTTTTATAAACTCGATTATCTTCTCTGGGAGCAGGAACTCTTGGAATCTAAGTTTGAAAAAGGCGAGTACGAGCATCCTTTTAGTGAAGAGGAGAAGTTTAAATATGAAGAAATCAAAAAGAATTTTCGCTTATCCAGGCTTAATTCAATCGAACACATGAAGCCGCAAAGTAAAGCGAATGATTGGGGAGAGCGATGCAATGGCTGTAAAGCTAAGCGTAGTATAGACTGCTTCGGAAATTTGGCTTTGGTGACGCACCACCTGAACAGCTCGTTGCTTGACGATGAAGTTAATAAAAAATATACCATCCAGCGACAGCTCAACAGGGGAACGATAGAAAGTTTAAAAATGATCGATTTTTACAGCCGTATTCGAAATTCTCAAGAGATGACGATCGACCATTGCCGTGAGCATCATAAAGAGATGGTGGGAATTTTATGCAAATCATTAGGGGTAAACGGAGATAGATCATGTCCCGCCTGAAACTGACCCTCGACGCGCTCTTCCCCCTATCGTGGCGATGAAAAAGAACCGCCGTAGGGTGGAAGATTTCGGCTACCCAGGGAAAAAGCGCGAAGAGCTGGAGCGGATCCGGAACGTCTATGAAGAAAAAAGGTGGCGTTGGGGCTGGCGGACTAGGCAGATCTACTTGCCGAAGGGCTGAAACGACTGCGTTTAAAGGGGGCAGGTGATAGCTGATAACCTTAAGGTTTTTCCGCTACAAAATACCCGGATTTTGCTTTTCAAATGCGCGCCATGCTCCAGTGAGATAGCCCACATACATAGCTATCTGTATCGTCAATTTCAAAGATAGTTAAAATTCAAGCCCCTTTTTAAATCTTGATGTAGTTGTTGATAACGAACCAGGAAATATATTTTCGGATCATCAACTGGGATTAACCGCAAAAGGACGTTAGGATTTTTCGATAGTCGTAAGGGGAGGGGGTACGGATGGAAATCCATCTTAAATCATCTTCTCGCCGGATAGATACGCTTCGGTATCTTTCCGTATCATATCGTCCAGCCATTTCGGCTCCACAATATGGATATGCGGCATCCAGTATTTGACGATGGGAACGATCTCCATTTCATGGGTGATCTTTATGACTGCCTCTATGCTGCCGTCACTGTCCTCTCCCTCGATGGCTTGATTTTTGCAAATCGGCTTGACTCGAAAATATTTTGCGACTTCGGCATCGATGAAAAGCCTTACCTCGAACGGTTCCTTACCGGCATCGAACCATACGTTGATGGCGTTTTCAAGCTTCTCTTCCATTTCACTGGAAACGTCGAATGTCTCGTTCTGTACTGTAATATCCGAAATATTTCGCAGCAGGTATTTTTTAACGATATCGTTTCTCGCATCCATGGCGATAACGTACCAAAACCCTTCGAAATTCGCGATTTTGAGCGGTTTTATATCGATATCGTGTTTGTTTTCTTCCATCTTGTAGACGCATTGCAACAGACGCTTTTGCTTGATCGCCTTTTCAATTTTGGTAGCGACCGTCAGTTTGTCGCCGATATCTTCCATATCGAGTTTCGCGTAGAAGGGATTGGCGGCGGTGGCTTTGAGTTTTTTTAGAAGGTTGTGGGCTTTCGAGTAGAATGCATTTCCCTGTTTTTTGCTCAGTTCATCGAGAAGTTCGAGAACCGAAATCTCTTCCGGAGTGAAAGCCGTCTCGTTTTGCTCGGCCCATTTCAGCCCGAACCTGTCACCGTTTTTTCGTATCGGGAAACCGGCCATACGTTCGTTGACATCCCGCTGGATCGTGCGCAGATTCACGTCGAACTCGTCGGCTAGCTCTCTCATGGAGAGAATTTCGCCCGCATATAGCCTCGACAATATCACGGCGATGCGTTCATTACTTTTTGCATAGCGGCGTTCACGCTCCTTTTTGGTAGTATGGGAAGGTTTATGGCCGGGAAACGGTTTTTGCAAAATTTCATCCTTGAATTATGTTTGTCTAATTATAAACTTTTTATTCCGTTTTATTCTGTCAAATGCTGGAATCGGCAATTTTTCCATGAAAGTACTTGTTTTAGCAGATTCTATCGGATATCTTTGGACGATACAAGTGGCTGAAGGTTCGGATATGCGGTATTTTACGGATTTTTTGGACGCTGTCGGATGCAGGTTTGGTGGGCCAACCAGGACTCGAACCTGGGACCATCCGGTTATGAGCCGGATGCTCTAACCAACTGAGCTATTGGCCCGTGAGCACTAAAGAAAGGTGACTTTAGAGCCGGAATTATACAGGAAATTGAAGCGAAAAGCAATAAAGTTTTCCAAAATACCAAAGAGGACCATAAAGTTGATGAAGCTGCTTCCTCCATGGCTGAGCAGGGGTAGGGGAACGCCGACAACGGGTGCGAGGCCGATAGTCATGAGGATGTTGACGCTGGTGTAGACGAAAAGCAGAAAGGCGATACCGTAGGCTGTGACGCGAATGAAGTAGTCGGCGTGGGCGTGAATGCCCAGACTGAAGATGTGCAGGATCAAAAGCGCATAGAGGAAGATGAGTCCCGCCGCACCGACAAAACCGAAGCGTTCGACGAAATAGGCGAATATGAAGTCACTCGAGGCGATGGGTAGAAACTTCAGCTGGGTCTGTGTCGCTTCCTCTTTGGGTTTGCCCGTCATACCGCCCGAACCGATGGCGATGATCGACTGCTGAACGTGATAGCTCGGTTTTTCTGCCAGGAAATCATGGATGCGTTTTTTCTGATAGTCGTGCAGGTTACTGTAGAGAAAAGGTGCCGCAACAGCCAGCGTGATGGCGATGCCGGCCCAGATTTTCCAGTGAACGCCGACCAGAAAAAGAACGCCGTAGCCGATGATGAGAAGAACGAGGGCGGTACCGAGATCCGGCTCTTTGGCGATGAGCAGAAAGGGAAGCAGAATGTAGAACGAAAACTTCAGGAACTGTTTGAGCCGGTAACCGCCAGGTGGTGGTGGATTCTCCTGAATAAGGTGCCCCAGCATCAGGATAAAGGCGGGCTTGAATAGTTCGGAGGGCTGAATGGTCATGCCGATAAAAGGAAGTTGCAGCCAGCGCTGTGCACCCAGTTTCGTAACACCGAAAAGATCGACACTGATCAGCAATAGTATCGTCGACCAGTAGAAAAAGGGGATCAGCCACCGTAAAGATCGCCATGGAATGAGAAAAAAGATGAAAAACACTACGAAACCGAGCCCGATGTAAAAGAGTTCTTTGCGAAAAAGAGCAGGGCTTATCTCTTTTACGAGGGTCAAAGAGATGAGAATGAGCGGCAAAATAAAAAGAATAAGGAAAAAGTCGAAGTGTGTTAAAATGCGTCTGTCGAACATCAATGTATGTTTCATGGAAACCTGTCCAAATTTTTATCAAAAGAATTGTACCCAACGAATGAAAAAAGAGAGTTTAACAGCAGACCGGCAAGAGCGGCTCGACAAATTTTTGCATCGTCATATCGGCGGGTCACGGAACCAGATAGAGCATCTGATCAAGA
Coding sequences:
- a CDS encoding DUF262 domain-containing protein, encoding MTEQSKKFQINIETICWKEIEKLKGEKNREVVFTIPVYQRRYAWKSEEVIQLLSDLVSWESDNPYFIGNIVVEKRDDGVYDIIDGQQRLTTLYLVAVMANKKTFELSYEVREGDNAFLQEIGRRFDARHVEELTQKSKADGVFKANIEAIESYISENRVELGTLLEKVKFALTILDREEVDIAKYFEVMNSRGKQLEKHQIIKANILDGLEEKERGIYARIWDYCSRMDSYVEEFIYRYIKRAYDKTSGNMKQTESMEKIRKGLIDLAFEPTYERAEKLFQKENGGDNTNTAKLSIENILSKKDVLSSSEESYEGVERYRSFLKFEYFLLHVLKLYSEEKESIEINDAKLLEQFERFKSAEKKEKKAFMNDLLAYRILYDYFVVKRQMDGDEPFFAVLETANKGLGIDRKAAEKDLKISRAIMNMQLLFNFTTDFFAQDWIYTVLKWIKSLENDVLSEKFYDRYLEFLKSLDKKAALTRLRKGDLKKMFYSYNGPPATTDGEDAKPWNLDEVLNRGTSTPHYWFYKLDYLLWEQELLESKFEKGEYEHPFSEEEKFKYEEIKKNFRLSRLNSIEHMKPQSKANDWGERCNGCKAKRSIDCFGNLALVTHHLNSSLLDDEVNKKYTIQRQLNRGTIESLKMIDFYSRIRNSQEMTIDHCREHHKEMVGILCKSLGVNGDRSCPA
- a CDS encoding helix-turn-helix transcriptional regulator; this encodes MQKPFPGHKPSHTTKKERERRYAKSNERIAVILSRLYAGEILSMRELADEFDVNLRTIQRDVNERMAGFPIRKNGDRFGLKWAEQNETAFTPEEISVLELLDELSKKQGNAFYSKAHNLLKKLKATAANPFYAKLDMEDIGDKLTVATKIEKAIKQKRLLQCVYKMEENKHDIDIKPLKIANFEGFWYVIAMDARNDIVKKYLLRNISDITVQNETFDVSSEMEEKLENAINVWFDAGKEPFEVRLFIDAEVAKYFRVKPICKNQAIEGEDSDGSIEAVIKITHEMEIVPIVKYWMPHIHIVEPKWLDDMIRKDTEAYLSGEKMI
- a CDS encoding FtsW/RodA/SpoVE family cell cycle protein, giving the protein MKHTLMFDRRILTHFDFFLILFILPLILISLTLVKEISPALFRKELFYIGLGFVVFFIFFLIPWRSLRWLIPFFYWSTILLLISVDLFGVTKLGAQRWLQLPFIGMTIQPSELFKPAFILMLGHLIQENPPPPGGYRLKQFLKFSFYILLPFLLIAKEPDLGTALVLLIIGYGVLFLVGVHWKIWAGIAITLAVAAPFLYSNLHDYQKKRIHDFLAEKPSYHVQQSIIAIGSGGMTGKPKEEATQTQLKFLPIASSDFIFAYFVERFGFVGAAGLIFLYALLILHIFSLGIHAHADYFIRVTAYGIAFLLFVYTSVNILMTIGLAPVVGVPLPLLSHGGSSFINFMVLFGILENFIAFRFNFLYNSGSKVTFL
- a CDS encoding McrC family protein, with product MKPSNLNLVEYKAIYRSDVKEPKKEENGNIALPPKLFEALENFYFANADAQHFFQPAKVHGKKALRAKNYVGLVQFHDGTTIEILPKIADLENDIEGAREILLRMLRTLKKSPFRHLDKARLKATRLPLFEIFVSMFLEAVADLVRRGIKSDYISREENLKYLKGKLKIGEHLKRNFIHKERFYVAYDEFLSDRVENRLIKTTLQTLYKRSRSSVNQQRIREFLFVFDDIGTSHDHRSDFKKVKLDRQMAHYEQVLAWCRIFLLGQSFGPYRGRDVAFALLFDMNRLFESYVGAWFKVAKEYTDRKIVLQHGIHHLVYLEKKGREKDGKFRLKPDIVIDGGDIVADTKWKLLDEENKNQGVSQGDMYQLFAYGKKYEGCKELLLIYPKSHTKVEEMRYFFQDDLPLSVRFFDVKENRLCDGDEIL
- a CDS encoding DUF262 domain-containing protein, encoding MTYCLEDRIKNTEVSNIELLLNKNLTIPSYQRPYSWEDEQVTQLVEDLIEAWKEEKKIYLVGNLILQKSEKESPKEESLEIVDGQQRITTFALIEYALTGEFKAKFLTQSHFTPLSTEKIRRNHHLIKNRLEKSDVSKKKFQEFFKNRVCVTCTYADTLDEAFFYFDSQNTRGKPLARKDLLKVHHLRTMMDENEEETIKGIVKNWEHDEKVEDPKEVKYLGDDFLEFLFEQLLALARRSVRGELVEEDLTWMDVYREFRSEGGGDLLNNYNQPPLFERYEYDVQRDVVSYMPKIAPFAGPYMLNEGRKYLPFEVTQSIRGGLYFFLYAFKYSKQLKKLRDDPWFRLLDDVPGAGNHYLRKVYRASLLYFYDKFGKRDFQEFAALFFLTLSYYRFNKGKLYKQGVVKFEWNDMDGGEETKQWDPFKVISLKYASEHVVGDLRNYLIFYCDPKKWKKDSDSKTKNDFYDASSRESIDGAFLKQMEREIWGV